One segment of Gordonia terrae DNA contains the following:
- a CDS encoding SGNH/GDSL hydrolase family protein: MTATARLDSLAILCPVMTRVRITTLAALICVLSTVLAVPATASPGGGPEYVALGDSRAAAPTNGSSMRPDGCGRTHDGYPVHVAARLGLTLRSVACVNATTANVMTTPQPTLYGPHPAQTRALSRSTRLVTLSIGGIDLQWWSLVSSCFTTRFGHDARCRGNASVARRIDSGLSRLAPKIDATLTQIRRRAPQARVVLVGHGGYYGQTGCPDQANISTADAAFVLRFFERFNAVLEKSAHAQSVTFVDVAGPAVGHDACAGAARWFEGNISRSATQVRHPTPLGSRAIADLVVAAL; encoded by the coding sequence GTGACGGCAACCGCCCGGCTGGATTCTCTGGCCATCCTCTGCCCCGTGATGACCCGAGTCCGCATCACGACTCTCGCCGCCCTCATCTGTGTACTCAGCACCGTGCTGGCAGTGCCGGCGACGGCATCCCCCGGCGGCGGTCCCGAGTATGTCGCCCTGGGCGACTCGCGCGCTGCGGCGCCCACGAACGGATCCAGCATGCGCCCGGACGGATGCGGGCGCACTCATGACGGCTACCCCGTACACGTGGCCGCGCGACTCGGGCTCACCTTGCGGTCTGTCGCCTGCGTCAACGCCACCACTGCGAATGTCATGACGACACCGCAACCGACGCTCTACGGTCCGCATCCCGCCCAGACACGCGCGCTGTCCCGGTCGACGCGGCTGGTCACCCTGTCGATCGGCGGCATCGACCTGCAGTGGTGGTCGCTGGTGTCGTCCTGCTTCACAACAAGGTTCGGCCACGACGCACGCTGCCGCGGCAACGCCTCGGTGGCAAGGCGAATCGATTCCGGCCTGTCCCGGCTCGCGCCCAAGATCGACGCCACGCTGACCCAGATCCGACGACGCGCTCCCCAAGCGCGGGTCGTACTCGTCGGTCACGGCGGCTACTACGGGCAGACCGGTTGCCCCGACCAAGCCAACATCAGCACCGCAGACGCCGCGTTCGTCCTCCGGTTCTTCGAGCGCTTCAACGCAGTACTCGAGAAGTCCGCCCACGCGCAGTCGGTCACCTTCGTCGACGTCGCCGGCCCCGCCGTCGGACACGACGCATGCGCGGGTGCCGCCCGATGGTTCGAGGGAAACATCTCGCGGTCAGCGACCCAGGTCCGCCATCCCACCCCGCTGGGAAGCCGCGCCATCGCGGATCTGGTCGTTGCAGCGCTCTGA
- a CDS encoding SGNH/GDSL hydrolase family protein, which translates to MTRIRLALVAILAIAISCVSVPSVLAAPAAPAYVALGDSRAAAPTLTSAQHPDGCGRTRDAYPNHLASQLRMSFTSVACVNATTADVTTSRQTTSFGARPVQINALSWSTRLVTLSIGGNDLRWWSIVSSCFTPRFGQDARCRQDRAMADRMTSALTAVAPKIGATLSAIAARAPLARVVLVGHGGYYGRTGCPGQANISNADAAYLYAFFKRFDAILRTAAVTRSMTFVDVAAAAVGHDACAGAARWFEGNASQSQTQPRHPTPLGSKAIANLIARAL; encoded by the coding sequence GTGACCCGAATCCGCCTCGCACTCGTCGCCATCCTCGCCATCGCGATCAGCTGTGTGTCGGTACCGTCGGTTCTCGCCGCGCCGGCGGCACCCGCTTACGTCGCCCTCGGGGACTCACGCGCCGCGGCGCCGACACTGACCTCGGCGCAGCATCCGGACGGGTGCGGCCGTACGCGCGACGCCTACCCGAACCACCTCGCCTCCCAGCTCCGGATGAGCTTCACCTCGGTCGCCTGCGTGAACGCCACGACAGCAGACGTCACGACCAGCCGACAGACGACATCGTTTGGCGCCCGGCCCGTCCAGATCAACGCCCTGTCGTGGTCCACGCGACTGGTGACTCTCTCGATCGGCGGCAACGATCTCCGCTGGTGGTCGATTGTCTCCTCCTGCTTCACGCCCAGGTTCGGCCAGGACGCTCGGTGTCGACAGGATCGAGCCATGGCCGACCGGATGACCTCGGCCCTCACCGCAGTCGCACCGAAGATCGGCGCAACTCTGAGCGCCATCGCCGCCCGTGCACCCCTCGCTCGCGTCGTTCTCGTCGGACACGGCGGCTACTACGGCCGAACCGGTTGCCCCGGCCAGGCGAACATCAGCAACGCCGACGCCGCGTACCTCTACGCGTTTTTCAAGCGATTCGACGCGATCCTGCGGACAGCCGCCGTCACACGATCGATGACCTTCGTCGACGTGGCCGCCGCCGCGGTCGGACATGACGCATGCGCGGGCGCAGCGCGCTGGTTCGAAGGGAACGCCTCGCAATCCCAGACCCAACCCCGCCACCCGACGCCGTTGGGAAGCAAAGCCATCGCAAATCTGATC
- a CDS encoding lipase family protein yields MPAWWNVRGWMLRAAAAAVAATVMTIGAVGGPAEVWAEPPNLGPAPSAVPEAIDATVPPPPVKELERIPARSVTPGASHELQELREAVMPSPSGDRFFDQWPADLTRRASGEVISTRDVMRTAQLLMTVPLRSARQVKFRSVDAGGQPIFGTATLLVPAKAWQGPRSRPVLIHNSPIVALGTKCTPGYTLAHGYHADTNTTDLVPPFAQLALDRGYAVIVPDHTGPRMAYAEPYVAAHVIMDSVRAASRLDPDNFSRGPIALHGYSGGAIATNAAAKLADSYAPEQAERIVGAAYGGVPADYRSLAGAMNANLGSGVFHAAMLGVARERPEVLAMANNAARWLATSPMRDLCTSGMGALGVSHIPTQVLSADPDPYHSPVAERLFEITSMTDHKATMPLRIYHGTYEWWIPASQARALFAEQCALGASASYREYPAEHMTGIFAGLPDTLTWLDARLRGVPARSECR; encoded by the coding sequence ATGCCGGCATGGTGGAACGTGCGGGGCTGGATGCTGCGCGCGGCGGCCGCTGCAGTTGCGGCGACGGTGATGACGATCGGCGCGGTCGGAGGCCCGGCGGAGGTGTGGGCCGAGCCGCCGAACCTCGGTCCCGCGCCCTCCGCGGTGCCCGAAGCCATCGACGCCACGGTGCCGCCACCGCCGGTGAAGGAGCTCGAGCGCATACCTGCACGCTCGGTGACCCCCGGCGCCTCCCATGAGCTACAGGAACTTCGCGAGGCGGTCATGCCCTCGCCGAGTGGTGACCGGTTCTTCGATCAGTGGCCGGCGGATCTCACGCGCAGGGCGAGTGGAGAAGTCATCTCCACTCGCGATGTCATGCGCACAGCGCAGTTGTTGATGACGGTTCCGTTGCGGTCGGCCCGCCAGGTCAAGTTCCGCAGCGTCGACGCCGGTGGTCAGCCGATTTTCGGTACCGCGACCCTGTTGGTCCCGGCCAAGGCGTGGCAGGGACCTCGTTCGCGTCCGGTGCTGATTCACAATTCGCCGATCGTGGCGCTCGGTACGAAATGCACGCCCGGTTACACGCTGGCTCACGGCTATCACGCCGACACCAACACCACCGACCTCGTCCCGCCGTTCGCGCAATTGGCACTCGACCGCGGCTACGCGGTGATCGTGCCCGACCACACCGGCCCCCGGATGGCTTACGCCGAACCGTATGTCGCGGCACACGTGATCATGGACTCGGTACGTGCGGCGAGCCGGCTCGACCCCGACAACTTCAGCCGCGGCCCGATCGCCCTGCACGGATACTCCGGCGGTGCGATCGCGACCAATGCAGCAGCGAAGCTGGCCGATTCCTACGCTCCGGAGCAGGCCGAGAGGATCGTCGGCGCGGCATACGGGGGTGTGCCGGCCGACTACCGTTCGCTGGCCGGCGCCATGAACGCCAATCTCGGTTCCGGGGTGTTCCACGCCGCCATGCTCGGCGTCGCACGCGAGCGTCCCGAAGTCCTCGCGATGGCGAACAACGCGGCACGCTGGTTGGCCACGTCTCCGATGCGGGACCTGTGTACCAGCGGGATGGGTGCTCTGGGGGTGTCGCACATACCCACCCAGGTGTTGTCGGCAGATCCCGATCCCTACCATTCACCCGTCGCCGAGCGACTGTTCGAGATCACCTCGATGACGGACCACAAGGCGACGATGCCGTTGCGGATCTATCACGGGACGTACGAATGGTGGATACCGGCGAGCCAGGCGCGTGCTCTGTTTGCCGAGCAGTGTGCGCTGGGGGCATCAGCGTCGTACCGCGAGTACCCGGCCGAACACATGACCGGGATCTTCGCCGGCCTGCCTGACACGTTGACGTGGCTCGACGCCCGCCTGCGCGGGGTGCCCGCGCGGAGTGAGTGTCGCTGA